AAGTCAACTTAGAAAGATCAATTAATTCATATTTCTCGTTAGATGTAATATGTTTACGTTCAATTAAGTCTGTACGTCCCACAATATCTTCCAACTTAGTTACACCCATCTCAGCCAAATGCTCGCGAACTTCTTCTGCAAGGAATGTGAAGAAGTTAACTAAATACTCGTAGCGGCCGTGGAATCTCTTGCGAAGCTCAGGATCTTGAGTGGCAACACCTACCGGGCAAGTATTCATGTGGCACTTACGCATCATAACGCAACCTAACACGATTAAGGCAGAAGTTGCAAAACCATATTCTTCAGCTCCTAGCATAGCCATAAGGACAATGTCTCGTCCTGTTTTCAGCTGACCATCTACTTGTAAAACAACCTGTCCGCGCAATCCGTTCAATACCAAAGTCTGCTGAGTTTCAGATAATCCAAGTTCTGGAGAGATACCTGCATATCGGATTGAGCTTGAAGGACTGGCACCTGTACCACCTTCAGCACCTGAAATTACAATGTGGTCAGCTTTTGCTTTTGCCACACCGGCAGCAATTGTTCCTACACCTGTTTCAGCAACAAGCTTAACGCTGATACGAGCTTTAGGATTGATGTTTTTCAAATCGAAAATAAGTTGAGCCAAATCTTCGATAGAATAAATATCGTGATGAGGTGGGGGAGAGATCAAAGAAATTCCCTTTATAGAGTGACGGGTCTTGGCAATAACCTCGTCTACCTTGTATCCTGGTAACTGACCGCCTTCTCCTGGTTTTGCTCCCTGAGCAACCTTGATCTGAAGTTCGTCTGCATTTACCAAATATTCAGCTGTTACACCAAAACGTCCTGAAGCAACCTGCTTGATAGCCGAACGCATTGATAAGCCATTTTCCAAAGTTTTGAAACGAGCAGCATCTTCACCACCTTCACCGGTATTGCTCTTTCCACCGATTTTATTCATAGCGAGTGCCATTGTTTCGTGCGCTTCACGGCTGATTGAACCAAATGACATTGCTCCGGTTACGAAACGCTTCATGATTTCTGAAGCAGGTTCAACCTGATCTATAGAAATAGGATTCTTTTTGAACCCTAAGAAGTCGCGTAAGAATATAGGAGCATCTTTCTTATCTACCATATTGGTGAACTCTTTAAACTTCTTGTAGCTTCCAAGTCGGGTAGCTAATTGTAAAGTTGAAATAGTTTCCGGATTCCAGGCATGTTGTTCTCCACCTTTGCGATAACTGTAAATACCTTTATTGTTAAGTATATCAAGGTCGTTAGTTTCAAAACCTTCTGCATGTAATTTGGCTACATCAGCAGCAATTTCGTCCAAACGAATACCTCCAATAGTAGAATTGATTCCTCCAAAGTATGAATCGCTTAGCTCTTTGCTTATACCAACAGCTTCGAATATCTTTGCACCACGGTAACTACGGATAGTGCTGATACCCATTTTGGACATAATTTTGAAAAGTCCTTTGCAGATAGATTTAATATAGTTCTTTTCTGCAGTTGCATAGTCAAGCTGAATTTCCTGCTTTCCAACAAGCTGGTCCAGAATTGCGAATGCCATGTAAGGGTTGATTGCGCTTGCACCAAAACCTAACAATAATGCTGCATGCATTACTTCACGTATTTCACCGCTTTCTACAATAAGAGCAGTCTGTACACGTTTCTGAACAGAAATCAGGTGATGGTGAACAGCGCTGACTGCAAGTAGGGCAGGGATAGCGGCGTGAGTAGCATCTACACCTTTATCTGTAAGAACAATGTAGTTTACACCGTCAGTTACAGATTGTTCTGCTTGTTTGCAGAGCTCTGTCAAAGCTTCTTCTAATCCGGCTTTCCCTTTGCTTACTTCGAATAAGATTGGAAGTTTTATAGTCTTAAAGCCTTTATATCTAATGTTACACAGAATATCCAGCTGAGCATTGCTCAAAATAGGATAATTCAGTTTCACCATTTTGCAATGTTCCTCGTTTGGAGTAAGTATATTCATACCTACAGCACCGATGTATTCTGTCAGTGACATAACCAGTTCTTCACGCAAAGGGTCAATCGGAGGATTGGTTACCTGCGCAAACTGTTGACGGAAATAGTTGTATATTAACTGAGGTTTAGTAGAAAGAACAGCTAGCGGAGTGTCATTACCCATTGATGCTAATGGTTCTGCTCCGGTAGTACTCATTGGGATGATCAGCTTTTCAATATCTTCCTTTGAATAACCAAAGTTATGAAGCATACGTTCGTAATTGTCAACCTTGTGAGAAACCTTTCTTCCGGATTTCAACTCATTCAGTTCAATACGATTGTTTGCCAACCATGTACGATATGGTTTTGCTTCTGAAAGCTCTTTCTTTATTTCGCCGTCATAATAAATTTCACCTTTTTCTGTGTCGACCAATAAAATCTTTCCAGGTTGCAAGCGTCCTTTTTCTTTAATTT
This genomic interval from uncultured Bacteroides sp. contains the following:
- the gltB gene encoding glutamate synthase large subunit; the encoded protein is MKKQELFNSEKTAIPYQQQPNKLGLYDAANEHDACGVGMLVNIHGGKSHDIVESALKVLENMQHRGAEGADNKTGDGAGIMMQIPHEFILLQGIPVPEKGNYGTGLLFLPKDSKDQKSLLAIVSEEIEKEGLTLMHLRDVPTNSEILGKDALATEPEVKQIFITGFTDAATTEKKLYIIRKRVENKVNSSSIESKKDFYIVSLSSKSIIYKGMLSSSQLRHYFPDLTNDYFTSGIALVHSRFSTNTFPTWSLAQPFRLLAHNGEINTIRGNRGWMEARESVLNSPTLGDLKDIRPIVQKGMSDSASLDNVLEFLVMSGMSLPHAMAMLVPESFNEKNPISEDLKAFYEYHSILMEPWDGPAALLFSDGRYAGGMLDRNGLRPARYLITKNNMMVVASEVGVMDFNANEIKEKGRLQPGKILLVDTEKGEIYYDGEIKKELSEAKPYRTWLANNRIELNELKSGRKVSHKVDNYERMLHNFGYSKEDIEKLIIPMSTTGAEPLASMGNDTPLAVLSTKPQLIYNYFRQQFAQVTNPPIDPLREELVMSLTEYIGAVGMNILTPNEEHCKMVKLNYPILSNAQLDILCNIRYKGFKTIKLPILFEVSKGKAGLEEALTELCKQAEQSVTDGVNYIVLTDKGVDATHAAIPALLAVSAVHHHLISVQKRVQTALIVESGEIREVMHAALLLGFGASAINPYMAFAILDQLVGKQEIQLDYATAEKNYIKSICKGLFKIMSKMGISTIRSYRGAKIFEAVGISKELSDSYFGGINSTIGGIRLDEIAADVAKLHAEGFETNDLDILNNKGIYSYRKGGEQHAWNPETISTLQLATRLGSYKKFKEFTNMVDKKDAPIFLRDFLGFKKNPISIDQVEPASEIMKRFVTGAMSFGSISREAHETMALAMNKIGGKSNTGEGGEDAARFKTLENGLSMRSAIKQVASGRFGVTAEYLVNADELQIKVAQGAKPGEGGQLPGYKVDEVIAKTRHSIKGISLISPPPHHDIYSIEDLAQLIFDLKNINPKARISVKLVAETGVGTIAAGVAKAKADHIVISGAEGGTGASPSSSIRYAGISPELGLSETQQTLVLNGLRGQVVLQVDGQLKTGRDIVLMAMLGAEEYGFATSALIVLGCVMMRKCHMNTCPVGVATQDPELRKRFHGRYEYLVNFFTFLAEEVREHLAEMGVTKLEDIVGRTDLIERKHITSNEKYELIDLSKLTYMPSKGTEADIHHVGARLHPVEDVKDMTIIEQAADAIENEKEVSLEYTIKNTDRSVGAMLSGVIAKKHGGAGLPEHTLNIKFKGSAGQSFGAFLTSGVDFKLEGEANDYLGKGLSGGRISVLPPMRSTFVAEDNTIAGNTLLYGATSGEVYINGRVGERFAVRNSGAIAVVEGVGDHCCEYMTGGRVVVLGSTGRNFAAGMSGGVAYVWNKDGNFDYFCNMEMVELSLIEESSYRKELHELIRNHYFYTGSKLAKTMLDSWEKYVDQFIQIVPIEYKKVLQEEQMEKLQQKIANVQRDY